The proteins below come from a single Spiroplasma endosymbiont of Atherix ibis genomic window:
- a CDS encoding helix-turn-helix domain-containing protein: MAKKGQKFRKWTQEEKEKIIELSLNCYSLKEIALKFNSTTGSIGTIINKYKNAKISEAKPRLPYKIDYSISKKANDLFIGVLFYYNKELIKENNILKKQWASKGETKKK; this comes from the coding sequence ATGGCTAAAAAAGGACAAAAGTTTAGAAAATGAACTCAAGAAGAAAAAGAAAAAATTATTGAATTAAGTTTGAATTGCTATTCTCTAAAAGAAATAGCATTAAAATTTAACTCAACTACTGGATCAATTGGAACAATAATTAACAAATATAAAAATGCAAAGATAAGTGAAGCAAAACCTCGCTTGCCTTATAAAATAGATTACAGCATATCTAAAAAGGCAAATGATTTGTTTATAGGAGTTCTATTCTACTATAATAAAGAATTAATTAAGGAGAATAATATTTTAAAAAAGCAATGAGCCTCCAAGGGCGAAACCAAAAAGAAATAA